The nucleotide sequence CAATGTAAGTGGTAGCGGCCGCTCCAACCCCGATACTGAGCGTAATCGGAATTTTGTTGTCAGCCGTCATCTCCCGAACTACATCGAGAATGTCAAATCGCGATTCTTCCAATTTATCAAGTGCTTCCCGTTCCATCAGAGCCAAAAACTTGTCGGCCGTGATTCGGCGAAGATATATGCCATGTTTGTTGGCCCACTCTGTAATCACACCAGCCACGCTTGTAGAGAGCAGCGTACGGCTCTGATCATCCATGACTTGTCCGACCTCGTCCAAATTGTCGAGGTGAATAATGGCAAGTGCAGCCTTTTCTCGATGGTAACGAGTCGTCAATTCTTTGAAGTCCGTAATGTCCTTGAAATACAAAAGACGCTCATCGGACCGCACAATGACCTCGTATACCCGCTCGTTATAAGTAAACTCCAGCCGTTTTTGCTCCGGCTTCCAAACCAGTTGGGGGAATACCTCTTGAAGGCTTTTCCCGATCATGGATTCATCCCCGGACATATGCGTCATATACGGGTTTACCCACTCAATTGCCTTTTCCTCGTTGTATAAAAGAATTCCGATCGGCAGTTCCTGGATAACGCCTTCTCCCGCCTTCTTCACGCGATGGGTGACCGTCGCCAAATAAAGGCGCAAGTCTCTTTGGAACCCCTTTTCTGCTTGAAGAGCGTAAAGAACCAAGCCAATCAAGCAAATCATGCCGATCGCCCCGTACATCCAATGGAACAAGGTCAAAATCCCCAACAACAGCAAGCTAAAGCTGAGTGCCAGGACCATATGCATCCCGTACCAACGCTTTAACAGGAACTTGGGCATTTCCTCAGCCCCTCTTCACTCTTGTTTCCAGTTTTTCACGCAAACGAATTCCTAGGTCAAATATCCCTACTAGACTAAGTATAGTACTTAGGGGTGGAAAAATAAATAGACAGACAATGAGCACGGGAGTCAGTCTCTTCCAGCCGTACAAATAGGCAGCAAATAGACAAAAACTCAAGCCCTGCAAAACAAAAATAACATCCAGCATGACTTTCAGGTTCATCAGGGCGATTTCCCAAAACGTTCCCTGCATGCTTTCAGCAAACAACAATAGACTGATCATCGCAATGAAGTAGTAATAAATCAACGAACGCGGGAAGTTCCATTCCCGAATTGGCTTCAATGCTGGAATCGGTCTGCGCAGACGTCGTCCAATCAGACTCGCCAATCCATGAATAATGGCGGTCGATAAAAAGCTGAACATGACAAAACTCGTAGGCAAGACGATTTTACCCAGTTCAAGGAGCTGATCAAACTGCTCTTTTGGCATCATTGCTGGACGCAGCTTAGCAACCTCTTGAATCATGGCATTAAAATCAACGTTCATCCCGAATGCCATGAATGCCAGCATGGAAACGACACTCAAAAAGGCAACGCCTGCCCCTGCCACAATCGCCGGAAGAGCCGCTCCTTTTTTCGCATAAACAATCCCCATGACTGAACCCCAAACCGCACTCGAAAAAGCAAGTGTTGCCGCAAACGGACCAGTAACGATCCAGCCCAAAAACGTAAAAGCAAGGGTGATCCAAACCATGTTAGGTACTGTTCGATTTACTGCCAAAAGGATAAAAGGCAGAGGTATCAAGAAACTGACCAGTCCTCCCAGTACCGTATATGTACTGAGAAACAGCAGCACCAGTGCGATACCCAGCATAAGGGCATTTTCAGCCAAGTGTTTCGTTTTGGACGGCATGTCAGCACCTCATTATTCATGTCTCATGTACACTCTCCATAGAAAACTATGGAAAAAAGAGGGCCACGCAATTGTGCCCCCCTTTTTATAGCTTTTGCAACTTATTCAGCAGTGTAAGGCAACAGTGCTACTTGACGGGATCGCTTGATCGCGATTGTCAGTGCACGTTGATACTTCGCAGAAGTACCAGTTACACGACGTGGCAAGATTTTGCCGCGTTCGCTGATGAACTTTTTCAGCAAGTCAACATCTTTATAATCGATGTGCTTGATTTTGTTCACTTTAAAGAAGCATACTTTACGACGCTTATTAGGACGTCCTTTGCGTGCCATGATAGTCCCTCCCTCTTAGGAATGTGAAAGTTATACGATACTAGAACGGCAAGTCATCATCTGAAATGTTGATCGGCTTGCCTGCACTCGCGAAAGGATCACCAAACGGATCATAGTCATTATTTCGTTGACCGGATGGTTTGTTACCGCCACCCATGCCCGGTCCTGGATCGTATCCTGAATTGTCTCCGCCGGATTCATTACCTCGACCGCCCAAAAATTGAACGTTCTCCGCAACGACTTCCGTCACGTATACCTTTTTACCTTCTTTATTATCATAGGAGCGTGTTTGCATACGTCCTTCGATGGCTGCTTGTCTACCTTTACGCAAATAGCTTGCGCACAGGTCGGCAAGTTTTTGCCAAGCGACAATGTTAATGAAGTCCGTTTCTCTCTCTCCCGCTTGATTGGTGCGGGGACGATTCACGGCCACAGTAAAAGTAGCAACGGCAACGCCATTTGGCGTGTAGCGAAGTTCAGGATCTTTCGTCAGGTTGCCGATGAGAATGACTTTATTCATCTTGGTTCCCCCTCTGATCGCGACAATGATTACTTCTCATCACGAACAAACATAAAGCGGATTACGTCGTCATTGATTTTCATCAGACGCTCAGCTTCCGCAACAGCATCGGAGTTCGCTTTGAAGTTCATCAAAACGTAGTAACCTTCACGGAACTTGTTGATCTCGTACGCAAGACGACGTTTACCCATTTCTTGAAGCTTAGAGATTTCGCCACCATAGTTAGTTACAACATCGCTGTAACGAGCTACATTGGATTTTACTTTCTCTTCTTCAAGGTCTGGACGCAATACATACATTACTTCGTATTGGCGCATACCTTTTCACCTCCTTATGGACTTTAGCGGCCCTGTTCGGGCAAGGAGCGAGTGCTAAAACGAAACGCACAAAACATGCACTCCATAAATACTCGCATTATCGTATTATAGCAAAACGCCTATAACGAATCAAGAATTTCGTACTAAACGTTGAAGCGGAAATGCATAACATCTCCATCTGCCACTACGTACTCTTTCCCTTCAAGACGGTACTTCCCACGTTCTCTGGCTACTGCTACGGAACCAGCATCTACCAGATGATCATAAGCAATCACTTCGGCACGAATGAATCCGCGTTCGAAATCGGTATGAATCACGCCTGCCGCACCTGGAGCCTTTGTACCCTGACGGATAGTCCATGCGCGAACTTCTTGTACACCTGCAGTGAAATAAGTTACTAATCCCAACAGTTTGTAAGCTGCACGAATCAAGCGATCGAGACCAGACTCAGTAAGTCCGAGCTCTTCCAAGAACATTTCTTTGTCCTCGCCCTCGAGCTCAGCGATTTCTGCTTCTACTTTCGCGCTGATCACAACCACTTCTGCACCTTCACTCGCTGCATGCTGACGAACTGTCTGCACATGCGGGTTGTTATCTGCATCGTTAATGCCGTCTTCCGCTACGTTGCACACGTACAGCATTGGCTTGATTGTCAGCAGATGCAAATCGCGAATCCATTTGCGCTCTTCGTCATCGAGTTCAACACTGCGAGCAGATTGACCCTCTTCAAATGCGGCTTTCAACTTCTCCAGCACGTCCAACTCTTGCTTGGATTCCTTGTCGCCGGATTTCACTTTGCGTGCAATGCGATCAATACGACGATCAACAGAGTCCAGGTCAGCAAAAATCAGCTCCAGGTTGATTGTCTCGATATCGCTCAAAGGATCCACACGACCTGCTACGTGCGTGATGTTCTCATCTTCAAAGCAACGTACAACATGTGCAATCGCGTCCACTTCACGGATGTGTCCGAGGAACTGGTTACCAAGACCCTCGCCTCTGCTCGCACCTTTTACCAAGCCAGCAATGTCCACGAATTCAAACGCTGTCGGAACTACCTTGTTCGGAACGACGATCTGTGTCAGCTTTTCCAGACGCTCGTCTGGCACCTCCACAATACCTACGTTAGGGTCAATCGTACAGAACGGATAGTTCGCCGATTCAGCACCCGCTTGTGTAATGGCATTAAACAATGTCGATTTCCCTACGTTTGGAAGACCGACGATCCCGCAAGAAGCACCCATCTATATACACTCCCTTATCATCATCCTGATATCCTTTTAAGTATATAGATTTGGTTTTCAGATTACAATTGTCTCCTTGTGGAAGCTTTTTTTACTTGTCTCCTCCTGTGCTCATCATAGCTTCAGGTGGTGGGACAAAAAAAGAAATGCTAGACTAGACAAACAGAATCTGTTTGCTACGGTAATAATGAAAGGTAACGAGGTGACTACAAAAATGAAGCTCTTACTTCTCGGTGCCACTGGTCGCGTAGGAAGCCATATCCTCGACTATGCATTAAAAGATGGGCATGAAATAACCGTTCTCGTTCGCTCCGCAGACAAGCTTCTTCATCTGCCTGCTGAAAATCTGCACGTTTTGACCGGAAATGTTCTCGATCAAAAAGATGTTGCTTCCGCCATGTGTGAAGTTGACGCGGTCATTAGCGCGCTTGGGACAGATAAAGCGACGACGTTATCTGAAGGAACTCCCTATATTATTGAAGCAATGAAGCGAGAAGGCGTTTCACGCATTATTACAGTGGGCACCGCCGGCATCTTGCAAAGCAGAGTTTCTCCTGACCTGCTCCGCTATCAATCCAGTGAGTCCAGACAAAAATTAACGCGTGCTGCCGAGGAACATCACAAGGCATACTCGCTCTTGGAACAGTCTGAGCTCGATTGGACCATTGTATGTCCGACTTATTTGCCTGATGGCGAGTATACGGGGATTTACCGGGTCGAAGCCCACCAGTTGCCTGTAGATGGGATGCAAATTTCCGTGCCCGATACGGCGGAGTTTACGTATCAGCAGCTTTCTAGTTCCGAATACATACATTCGCGAGTCGGCATTGCCTATTGATGCATACAGGAAAAAACAGGCTCCTATCCGTAATGGAAGGGAGCCTGTTTTGCTTCTGTCGTGTCTTTATTTCTCGTTCACCAGCTTTTCCAGCTCATTCAATGTCTCTTCGAAAATTTCCATGGCTTGCTCGATTGGCTGGGACGTGGACATGTCCACACCTGCTGCTTTCAGCACCTCGATTGGCGGAGCAGAGTTACCCGCTTCGAGGAAGTTTTTGCGAACTCGATCCACTGCTGGCTGACCTTCATCCATGATTTGCTTCGCTAATGCTTGTGCAGCGGCAAAGCTCGTCGAGTATTGATAGACGTAGTATTTATAGTTGTAGAAATGGCTCACACGTGCCCATTCCATACCGATTTCCTCATCGGAAACCATGTCTTTTCCGTAGTACTTTTTGTTGATATCGAGGTAGATTTTCTTGATCGCTTCCGCATTCAGAGATTCCCCAGCTTGCTCCTTCTCGTGAATCGCTCTCTCAAACTCCGCGAACTGCGTCTGACGGAACAGCGTGGAACGGAAGTTTTCCAGATAGTGATTCAAGAGATACATCTTCTCTTCCTTCGTCTTCGCCTTCGCGTACATGCTCTTGAACAGCAAGGTTTCATTCATGGTAGAAGCCACTTCTGCCGTGAAGATTGGATAGTTGGATGAAATGTAAGGCTGGTTTTTGTTCGTGTAATAGGACTGCATGGCATGTCCCATCTCATGGGCGATGGTATACACATCATCGAGCGTACCTTGGTGATTCAATAGTACATACGGATGTGTATCATAAGCACCCCATTGGTAAGCACCCGTGCGCTTGTCATCTGTGGAGTAGACATCTACCCAGCCGCCATCCAGGCCGTCAGACATTGCCTTCACATAGTCATCACCCATTACCTCTAACCCGTCAACTACAATTTTCTTTCCTTCGTCGAAGGAAATATATTTGTCATCAGATGGAACGATCGGCACGTAAATGTCGTACATGTGCAATTCCTTCACGCCAAGCATTTTCTTTTTCAAGGAAATGTAGCGATGCAGCAATGGCAAATTGTCATTCACCGTGTCAATCAGCTCATCATACACCTTCGTCGGTACGTTGTTCGGTGTCAGGCTAGCTTCCAGCGCAGAATCGTAATTGCGTACCGCTGCGTAGAAATTATCACCCTTTACTTTGGCAGCCAACGTCGATGCAAACGAGTCTTGGAAATCGATCAGAGCGCCATAGTACGCTTTGAACGCTTCTCTACGCACATTTTGATCTTTACTTTCCATATAGGAAATAAAATTGGCACGAGTCAACTGAACTTCCTTGCCTGTCTCATCTTTGATTTTAGGGAACCTCACGTCTTTGGACAGCATGCTGTAAATATTAGTCGGTGCACCGCCCAACGGAGACGATTTTGCCAAGAGCTGTTCCATATCCGCAGAGAGTGAGTACGGCTTCGTTCTCAGCATGTCTTCAATAAACAGCTTGTAAGGCTCCAGTTCCTTTTCGGACAGCAAGCTCTTTATTTTGTCATCGGAAATCGCAACGATTTCAGGCTGTACCCA is from Brevibacillus brevis and encodes:
- the ychF gene encoding redox-regulated ATPase YchF, whose protein sequence is MGASCGIVGLPNVGKSTLFNAITQAGAESANYPFCTIDPNVGIVEVPDERLEKLTQIVVPNKVVPTAFEFVDIAGLVKGASRGEGLGNQFLGHIREVDAIAHVVRCFEDENITHVAGRVDPLSDIETINLELIFADLDSVDRRIDRIARKVKSGDKESKQELDVLEKLKAAFEEGQSARSVELDDEERKWIRDLHLLTIKPMLYVCNVAEDGINDADNNPHVQTVRQHAASEGAEVVVISAKVEAEIAELEGEDKEMFLEELGLTESGLDRLIRAAYKLLGLVTYFTAGVQEVRAWTIRQGTKAPGAAGVIHTDFERGFIRAEVIAYDHLVDAGSVAVARERGKYRLEGKEYVVADGDVMHFRFNV
- the rpsF gene encoding 30S ribosomal protein S6, giving the protein MRQYEVMYVLRPDLEEEKVKSNVARYSDVVTNYGGEISKLQEMGKRRLAYEINKFREGYYVLMNFKANSDAVAEAERLMKINDDVIRFMFVRDEK
- a CDS encoding NAD(P)-dependent oxidoreductase; the encoded protein is MKLLLLGATGRVGSHILDYALKDGHEITVLVRSADKLLHLPAENLHVLTGNVLDQKDVASAMCEVDAVISALGTDKATTLSEGTPYIIEAMKREGVSRIITVGTAGILQSRVSPDLLRYQSSESRQKLTRAAEEHHKAYSLLEQSELDWTIVCPTYLPDGEYTGIYRVEAHQLPVDGMQISVPDTAEFTYQQLSSSEYIHSRVGIAY
- a CDS encoding single-stranded DNA-binding protein yields the protein MNKVILIGNLTKDPELRYTPNGVAVATFTVAVNRPRTNQAGERETDFINIVAWQKLADLCASYLRKGRQAAIEGRMQTRSYDNKEGKKVYVTEVVAENVQFLGGRGNESGGDNSGYDPGPGMGGGNKPSGQRNNDYDPFGDPFASAGKPINISDDDLPF
- a CDS encoding DUF2232 domain-containing protein, yielding MPSKTKHLAENALMLGIALVLLFLSTYTVLGGLVSFLIPLPFILLAVNRTVPNMVWITLAFTFLGWIVTGPFAATLAFSSAVWGSVMGIVYAKKGAALPAIVAGAGVAFLSVVSMLAFMAFGMNVDFNAMIQEVAKLRPAMMPKEQFDQLLELGKIVLPTSFVMFSFLSTAIIHGLASLIGRRLRRPIPALKPIREWNFPRSLIYYYFIAMISLLLFAESMQGTFWEIALMNLKVMLDVIFVLQGLSFCLFAAYLYGWKRLTPVLIVCLFIFPPLSTILSLVGIFDLGIRLREKLETRVKRG
- the pepF gene encoding oligoendopeptidase F, whose protein sequence is MKKQVFASVTALAIALSTVSVPFIPYSTQAVALAAEKPSYQTRAEIPDAYKWKLDHIYPTVKEWEKDVAKVESLANAFTKHQGKLGTSSAAMQAAFDDYVELMRLNDKAYVYANMSLDVNSANPDLQKLGDRAEKMYTLVTEKTSWVQPEIVAISDDKIKSLLSEKELEPYKLFIEDMLRTKPYSLSADMEQLLAKSSPLGGAPTNIYSMLSKDVRFPKIKDETGKEVQLTRANFISYMESKDQNVRREAFKAYYGALIDFQDSFASTLAAKVKGDNFYAAVRNYDSALEASLTPNNVPTKVYDELIDTVNDNLPLLHRYISLKKKMLGVKELHMYDIYVPIVPSDDKYISFDEGKKIVVDGLEVMGDDYVKAMSDGLDGGWVDVYSTDDKRTGAYQWGAYDTHPYVLLNHQGTLDDVYTIAHEMGHAMQSYYTNKNQPYISSNYPIFTAEVASTMNETLLFKSMYAKAKTKEEKMYLLNHYLENFRSTLFRQTQFAEFERAIHEKEQAGESLNAEAIKKIYLDINKKYYGKDMVSDEEIGMEWARVSHFYNYKYYVYQYSTSFAAAQALAKQIMDEGQPAVDRVRKNFLEAGNSAPPIEVLKAAGVDMSTSQPIEQAMEIFEETLNELEKLVNEK
- the rpsR gene encoding 30S ribosomal protein S18, whose amino-acid sequence is MARKGRPNKRRKVCFFKVNKIKHIDYKDVDLLKKFISERGKILPRRVTGTSAKYQRALTIAIKRSRQVALLPYTAE